The nucleotide sequence GCGGCGGGGGTGGCGGGCGGTGAGCGGGAGGGCACCGGCGGAGGTGGCGAGGCGCACGGCGGGCGGCTCGGCGTGGCCGGCCAGCAGACACCAGCCGGTGACCGAGACGAGTCCGTCGCGGGCGTGCAGCGGGCGCGGGGACTCGATCTCGCCGTGCAGACGGCTCATGGCTGGTGGCGGCCGAGCGTGCGTTCCAATGAGCGCAGCCAGGCGGTCCAGCGCCAGCTGCGCGAGGCCTTCATGGCGCGTTGCTCGGCGTCGAGCTGATTGATCCGTTCCAGCCGGCTGGCGGATTCCGCGAGGGCGGTGGCGAGCCGGGCGGCCAGGTCGGCGGCCCGGGCCTGCTCCGCGCGGGCGAGCTCGGCCTGGGCGGCGATGAGTTGCTGGAGCTGTTCGGTCTCACCGAGGAGGTCCTGTTCGCGGCCCGTCGTGGCGGTGAGGGCGGCGCGGGTTTCCTCGAGGGCCTGGTTGGTCACGTGTTGCACGTGGCGCAGGTGGTCGAATTGCTGCTGCAGGCTGGTGCGGACGCGCTCCAAGTGCGCGGCCTCGTCGGATTTCCGGTCGGCGAGGGTCTGGGCCTGGGCAAGAAGTTGCTCGAGGGAGGCGAGACGGGGCGAGAGTTCGTCGCGGGTATCCTCCAATTCCATGATGCGGACCTGGGCCAGGATGAGCTGCTGGCGGAGCAGGTTCGTCGGATCGGCCGGCGCGGCGGGGTCGGGGTTCATGGGACGGGGGAACTCAACGTACCGGGGGTCGGAATGTGAAGCCTATAGTCGGACGCCAGGGAACGGCGGCCCTCGCGACCAGCGGCAAAGGGCGAGACCAGGGCCGCGCCCACGGGCTGGCCTGGTCGGTCGGCGGGAGTGCCGCTCAGACGAACTTCAATTTCCGCGCGGCGAAGAGGACCATGCGGAGCAGGAGCCAGCCGTGTTTCCAGCGCTGGATGTTGGTGGTGCCGTAGGTGCGCTCCTTGTAGCGGATGGGGACGTCGGCGATCTTGAGGTTCAGCCGGGCGGCGCCGAAGAGCAGGTCGAAGTCGCCGAAGGGGTCGAAGTCGCCGAAGTAAGCGCGGTTGGCGGCGACGCGGTCGTAATGCGCGCGGCGGAGGACCTTGGTGCCGCAGAGGGTGTCCTTGACGGGCTGGCCGAGCAGCCAGGTGAAGATGATGCCGAAAGCCTTGTTCGCGCAGAGATTGAGGAACTGCATGGCCTTGTCGTCCATCGGATAGACGAGGCGGCAGCCGTTGGCGAATTCCGCCTGACCGCTGGCGAGGATGGCGTAGAACTTCGGCAGCTCCTCGGGGGGCATGGTGAGGTCGGCGTCGAGGATCATGAGGATGTCGCCAGTGGCGGCGGCGAAGCCGCAGCGCACGGCGTCGCCCTTGCCCTTGCCGGGTTGCTGCATGATCTTGATTTTCAGTTCCGGGTGCTCGCGGGCGACGCGCTGGATCTCGGCCCAGGTGTTGTCCTTGGAGTGGCCCTCGACAAAGATGAGCTCGGTGCCGCCGCCCATCTGGGGGGTGCGGCGGATGGCGGCCTCGATGTTGCCGGCCTCGTTGCGGGCGGGGATGACGACCGAGACGGTGGGAAGCACCGTGCCGGCCTCCCGGTTGCCGGCTGCTGCCGGCCCCGGGCCAGTCGCCGAACCTTCGTTCTGGCTGGGCTGGCCGGCCGGTGTTTGTCCGGGCCGGTCGCCCGGCAAACGGCTGGGTCGGGCCACGATGAAGACGGTGAGGCAGAACCACTGGAGGAGCGGGGCGAGCCAGCGGTTGAAGACCAGGTCCAGCCCGGGCACCGGCACGGGCAGCAGGATGCGCGATTGGGAGGCGAGGGGGGTCCAGCCGCCGAGGTGGAGCAGGTTGACGACGTCGGCGGAGGCCAGCCAGCTGCTGCGCGGTTGCGGGCCGCGGAGGCCGACGAGCTCGGCGAGCGAGAAGAGCGGGCGCCAGAGGGAATTCTGGAAGTTCACGGCGAGCCGCGTGCCCGGGTGGGAGCAGGGGAGCAGGCGGGCGAACAAGGCCTGGACGTCGGCGGCGAGGTTTAGCGTGTCGGAGACGATGATGTAGTCGAAGGTGCCGGCGAGCTCGAGGGCCTCGCCGGCCTGGACGTGGAACTCGGCGCCGGGCACGCGGGCGCGCGCCGCCTCGATCTGGCGCGGCGAGAGGTCGACGCCCACACGGCGGGCGGCATGGAGCTGCCCCAGGAGTTCGCCGGCGCCACAGCCGATCTCGAGCACCGAAGCCTCGGCGGGGATGAGGAGGTTGTAGTAATGAGCGAGCAACCGACGGTAACCGCGGGAGGCCCACCGGCTGGCGGCCGGCGCGGCATCGTAGAAGCCCTGGATCTCATCCAGGTGCTGGCGGGTGATCTCGGGCAGGGCGGTCATGGCAGGCCTCCACTCAAGATGGCCGGTGCGGGATGTGAAGCCAATAGTCGGTCACGGCGCGCGGAGGCCGCATTTCCATAAAAACTCGATGAAAGCGCTGCGGCGAAGGTAGCGGAGCAGGGTGGGATTCCGTTCCAGTTCCTCGGGCGGGAAGGGGCGGCCGAAGGTGCGTTCGCGCAGGCGGGTGATTTCCTCCTGGCCGGTGCTGTGCATGACGGCGGAGGTTTTCTGGGCGGCATGCACGCGGAAGCAGGCGAGGAAATACGGGACGCGCACGATCTTCGCCCCCGCGGCCTGGAAGCGGAGTAGGAGGTCCCAATCCATGGCGAACTTGAAGGTAGGATCGATGCCGCCGACCCGGTCCCAGATCCGGCGCCGCCAGAACATCGTTTCCTGCGGGACGAAGTCATTGAGGCGGAGAACGACGGGGTCGTGCTGCGGCAGGAACCAGCGGGCGATCTCCTGCGAATCCTCGTTCACGACGATGCGGTGTCCATAGATCACATCGACGTCTGGATGCCGGGCGAAATAATCGGCGACATACGCGAGGGCGCCGGGCTGGTAGAAATCATCGGAGTTGATCCAGGCCATCACGTCATCGGCCGTGCCGGTGGTTTGCGCGAAGCCCCGGGCGATGGCGTCGGCCTGGCCCTGGTCGCGTTCGCTGGACCAGGCCGTGAGGCGGGCGGCGTGGGTTTTGATGTGTTCCGCGCTACCGTCGGTGGAGCCGCCGTCCCGGACGACGTAGTCACAGGCGACGCCGGATTGCTCCAGCACGCTGCGCATCGTCTCGGGGAGGAAGCGGGCCTGTTGGTAGGACGGCGTGACAATCGTCAGCTTGGGCCGGGAAGCCGACGGCTTGGTCCGAGGAAATTTATCGGGCCGCACCGGGCGGGCGGGGTAGGCCATGTGGGCCGGCATCTGGAAGAACATCAGATCCGTCCACGCGCCGCCGCCGAGCCAGAGCGGGAGGATCTGCCGTGGCACCGTGACGGTGTGCGCCGCCAGCTTGTGCCAGGTTTCA is from Lacunisphaera limnophila and encodes:
- a CDS encoding glycosyltransferase, translating into MTALPEITRQHLDEIQGFYDAAPAASRWASRGYRRLLAHYYNLLIPAEASVLEIGCGAGELLGQLHAARRVGVDLSPRQIEAARARVPGAEFHVQAGEALELAGTFDYIIVSDTLNLAADVQALFARLLPCSHPGTRLAVNFQNSLWRPLFSLAELVGLRGPQPRSSWLASADVVNLLHLGGWTPLASQSRILLPVPVPGLDLVFNRWLAPLLQWFCLTVFIVARPSRLPGDRPGQTPAGQPSQNEGSATGPGPAAAGNREAGTVLPTVSVVIPARNEAGNIEAAIRRTPQMGGGTELIFVEGHSKDNTWAEIQRVAREHPELKIKIMQQPGKGKGDAVRCGFAAATGDILMILDADLTMPPEELPKFYAILASGQAEFANGCRLVYPMDDKAMQFLNLCANKAFGIIFTWLLGQPVKDTLCGTKVLRRAHYDRVAANRAYFGDFDPFGDFDLLFGAARLNLKIADVPIRYKERTYGTTNIQRWKHGWLLLRMVLFAARKLKFV